The DNA segment NNNNNNNNNNNNNNNNNNNNNNNNNNNNNNNNNNNNNNNNNNNNNNNNNNNNNNNNNNNNNNNNNNNNNNNNNNNNNNNNNNNNNNNNNNNNNNNNNNNNNNNNNNNNNNNNNNNNNNNNNNNNNNNNNNNNNNNNNNNNNNNNNNNNNNNNNNNNNNNNNNNNNNNNNNNNNNNNNNNNNNNNNNNNNNNNNNNNNNNNNNNNNNNNNNNNNNNNNNNNNNNNNNNNNNNNNNNNNNNNNNNNNNNNNNNNNNNNNNNNNNNNNNNNNNNNNNNNNNNNNNNNNNNNNNNNNNNNNNNNNNNNNNNNNNNNNNNNNNNNNNNNNNNNNNNNNNNNNNNNNNNNNNNNNNNNNNNNNNNNNNNNNNNNNNNNNNNNNNNNNNNNNNNNNNNNNNNNNNNNNNNNNNNNNNNNNNNNNNNNNNNNNNNNNNNNNNNNNNNNNNNNNNNNNNNNNNNNNNNNNNNNNNNNNNNNNNNNNNNNNNNNNNNNNNNNNNNNNNNNNNNNNNNNNNNNNNNNNNNNNNNNNNNNNNNNNNNNNNNNNNNNNNNNNNNNNNNNNNNNNNNNNNNNNNNNNNNNNNNNNNNNNNNNNNNNNNNNNNNNNNNNNNNNNNNNNNNNNNNNNNNNNNNNNNNNNNNNNNNNNNNNNNNNNNNNNNNNNNNNNNNNNNNNNNNNNNNNNNNNNNNNNNNNNNNNNNNNNNNNNNNNNNNNNNNNNNNNNNNNNNNNNNNNNNNNNNNNNNNNNNNNNNNNNNNNNNNNNNNNNNNNNNNNNNNNNNNNNNNNNNNNNNNNNNNNNNNNNNNNNNNNNNNNNNNNNNNNNNNNNNNNNNNNNNNNNNNNNNNNNNNNNNNNNNNNNNNNNNNNNNNNNNNNNNNNNNNNNNNNNNNNNNNNNNNNNNNNNNNNNNNNNNNNNNNNNNNNNNNNNNNNNNNNNNNNNNNNNNNNNNNNNNNNNNNNNNNNNNNNNNNNNNNNNNNNNNNNNNNNNNNNNNNNNNNNNNNNNNNNNNNNNNNNNNNNNNNNNNNNNNNNNNNNNNNNNNNNNNNNNNNNNNNNNNNNNNNNNNNNNNNNNNNNNNNNNNNNNNNNNNNNNNNNNNNNNNNNNNNNNNNNNNNNNNNNNNNNNNNNNNNNNNNNNNNNNNNNNNNNNNNNNNNNNNNNNNNNNNNNNNNNNNNNNNNNNNNNNNNNNNNNNNNNNNNNNNNNNNNNNNNNNNNNNNNNNNNNNNNNNNNNNNNNNNNNNNNNNNNNNNNNNNNNNNNNNNNNNNNNNNNNNNNNNNNNNNNNNNNNNNNNNNNNNNNNNNNNNNNNNNNNNNNNNNNNNNNNNNNNNNNNNNNNNNNNNNNNNNNNNNNNNNNNNNNNNNNNNNNNNNNNNNNNNNNNNNNNNNNNNNNNNNNNNNNNNNNNNNNNNNNNNNNNNNNNNNNNNNNNNNNNNNNNNNNNNNNNNNNNNNNNNNNNNNNNNNNNNNNNNNNNNNNNNNNNNNNNNNNNNNNNNNNNNNNNNNNNNNNNNNNNNNNNNNNNNNNNNNNNNNNNNNNNNNNNNNNNNNNNNNNNNNNNNNNNNNNNNNNNNNNNNNNNNNNNNNNNNNNNNNNNNNNNNNNNNNNNNNNNNNNNNNNNNNNNNNNNNNNNNNNNNNNNNNNNNNNNNNNNNNNNNNNNNNNNNNNNNNNNNNNNNNNNNNNNNNNNNNNNNNNNNNNNNNNNNNNNNNNNNNNNNNNNNNNNNNNNNNNNNNNNNNNNNNNNNNNNNNNNNNNNNNNNNNNNNNNNNNNNNNNNNNNNNNNNNNNNNNNNNNNNNNNNNNNNNNNNNNNNNNNNNNNNNNNNNNNNNNNNNNNNNNNNNNNNNNNNNNNNNNNNNNNNNNNNNNNNNNNNNNNNNNNNNNNNNNNNNNNNNNNNNNNNNNNNNNNNNNNNNNNNNNNNNNNNNNNNNNNNNNNNNNNNNNNNNNNNNNNNNNNNNNNNNNNNNNNNNNNNNNNNNNNNNNNNNNNNNNNNNNNNNNNNNNNNNNNNNNNNNNNNNNNNNNNNNNNNNNNNNNNNNNNNNNNNNNNNNNNNNNNNNNNNNNNNNNNNNNNNNNNNNNNNNNNNNNNNNNNNNNNNNNNNNNNNNNNNNNNNNNNNNNNNNNNNNNNNNNNNNNNNNNNNNNNNNNNNNNNNNNNNNNNNNNNNNNNNNNNNNNNNNNNNNNNNNNNNNNNNNNNNNNNNNNNNNNNNNNNNNNNNNNNNNNNNNNNNNNNNNNNNNNNNNNNNNNNNNNNNNNNNNNNNNNNNNNNNNNNNNNNNNNNNNNNNNNNNNNNNNNNNNNNNNNNNNNNNNNNNNNNNNNNNNNNNNNNNNNNNNNNNNNNNNNNNNNNNNNNNNNNNNNNNNNNNNNNNNNNNNNNNNNNNNNNNNNNNNNNNNNNNNNNNNNNNNNNNNNNNNNNNNNNNNNNNNNNNNNNNNNNNNNNNNNNNNNNNNNNNNNNNNNNNNNNNNNNNNNNNNNNNNNNNNNNNNNNNNNNNNNNNNNNNNNNNNNNNNNNNNNNNNNNNNNNNNNNNNNNNNNNNNNNNNNNNNNNNNNNNNNNNNNNNNNNNNNNNNNNNNNNNNNNNNNNNNNNNNNNNNNNNNNNNNNNNNNNNNNNNNNNNNNNNNNNNNNNNNNNNNNNNNNNNNNNNNNNNNNNNNNNNNNNNNNNNNNNNNNNNNNNNNNNNNNNNNNNNNNNNNNNNNNNNNNNNNNNNNNNNNNNNNNNNNNNNNNNNNNNNNNNNNNNNNNNNNNNNNNNNNNNNNNNNNNNNNNNNNNNNNNNNNNNNNNNNNNNNNNNNNNNNNNNNNNNNNNNNNNNNNNNNNNNNNNNNNNNNNNNNNNNNNNNNNNNNNNNNNNNNNNNNNNNNNNNNNNNNNNNNNNNNNNNNNNNNNNNNNNNNNNNNNNNNNNNNNNNNNNNNNNNNNNNNNNNNNNNNNNNNNNNNNNNNNNNNNNNNNNNNNNNNNNNNNNNNNNNNNNNNNNNNNNNNNNNNNNNNNNNNNNNNNNNNNNNNNNNNNNNNNNNNNNNNNNNNNNNNNNNNNNNNNNNNNNNNNNNNNNNNNNNNNNNNNNNNNNNNNNNNNNNNNNNNNNNNNNNNNNNNNNNNNNNNNNNNNNNNNNNNNNNNNNNNNNNNNNNNNNNNNNNNNNNNNNNNNNNNNNNNNNNNNNNNNNNNNNNNNNNNNNNNNNNNNNNNNNNNNNNNNNNNNNNNNNNNNNNNNNNNNNNNNNNNNNNNNNNNNNNNNNNNNNNNNNNNNNNNNNNNNNNNNNNNNNNNNNNNNNNNNNNNNNNNNNNNNNNNNNNNNNNNNNNNNNNNNNNNNNNNNNNNNNNNNNNNNNNNNNNNNNNNNNNNNNNNNNNNNNNNNNNNNNNNNNNNNNNNNNNNNNNNNNNNNNNNNNNNNNNNNNNNNNNNNNNNNNNNNNNNNNNNNNNNNNNNNNNNNNNNNNNNNNNNNNNNNNNNNNNNNNNNNNNNNNNNNNNNNNNNNNNNNNNNNNNNNNNNNNNNNNNNNNNNNNNNNNNNNNNNNNNNNNNNNNNNNNNNNNNNNNNNNNNNNNNNNNNNNNNNNNNNNNNNNNNNNNNNNNNNNNNNNNNNNNNNNNNNNNNNNNNNNNNNNNNNNNNNNNNNNNNNNNNNNNNNNNNNNNNNNNNNNNNNNNNNNNNNNNNNNNNNNNNNNNNNNNNNNNNNNNNNNNNNNNNNNNNNNNNNNNNNNNNNNNNNNNNNNNNNNNNNNNNNNNNNNNNNNNNNNNNNNNNNNNNNNNNNNNNNNNNNNNNNNNNNNNNNNNNNNNNNNNNNNNNNNNNNNNNNNNNNNNNNNNNNNNNNNNNNNNNNNNNNNNNNNNNNNNNNNNNNNNNNNNNNNNNNNNNNNNNNNNNNNNNNNNNNNNNNNNNNNNNNNNNNNNNNNNNNNNNNNNNNNNNNNNNNNNNNNNNNNNNNNNNNNNNNNNNNNNNNNNNNNNNNNNNNNNNNNNNNNNNNNNNNNNNNNNNNNNNNNNNNNNNNNNNNNNNNNNNNNNNNNNNNNNNNNNNNNNNNNNNNNNNNNNNNNNNNNNNNNNNNNNNNNNNNNNNNNNNNNNNNNNNNNNNNNNNNNNNNNNNNNNNNNNNNNNNNNNNNNNNNNNNNNNNNNNNNNNNNNNNNNNNNNNNNNNNNNNNNNNNNNNNNNNNNNNNNNNNNNNNNNNNNNNNNNNNNNNNNNNNNNNNNNNNNNNNNNNNNNNNNNNNNNNNNNNNNNNNNNNNNNNNNNNNNNNNNNNNNNNNNNNNNNNNNNNNNNNNNNNNNNNNNNNNNNNNNNNNNNNNNNNNNNNNNNNNNNNNNNNNNNNNNNNNNNNNNNNNNNNNNNNNNNNNNNNNNNNNNNNNNNNNNNNNNNNNNNNNNNNNNNNNNNNNNNNNNNNNNNNNNNNNNNNNNNNNNNNNNNNNNNNNNNNNNNNNNNNNNNNNNNNNNNNNNNNNNNNNNNNNNNNNNNNNNNNNNNNNNNNNNNNNNNNNNNNNNNNNNNNNNNNNNNNNNNNNNNNNNNNNNNNNNNNNNNNNNNNNNNNNNNNNNNNNNNNNNNNNNNNNNNNNNNNNNNNNNNNNNNNNNNNNNNNNNNNNNNNNNNNNNNNNNNNNNNNNNNNNNNNNNNNNNNNNNNNNNNNNNNNNNNNNNNNNNNNNNNNNNNNNNNNNNNNNNNNNNNNNNNNNNNNNNNNNNNNNNNNNNNNNNNNNNNNNNNNNNNNNNNNNNNNNNNNNNNNNNNNNNNNNNNNNNNNNNNNNNNNNNNNNNNNNNNNNNNNNNNNNNNNNNNNNNNNNNNNNNNNNNNNNNNNNNNNNNNNNNNNNNNNNNNNNNNNNNNNNNNNNNNNNNNNNNNNNNNNNNNNNNNNNNNNNNNNNNNNNNNNNNNNNNNNNNNNNTCTATATAACTAAGTTTTCTATAGTAAAATCGTTGAGTtgatcaataaatatttttttgaggTATTACATGGTTCCACCTCTCAATTCAATAATTTTCAAacactaataattattataaattagatgagatttaaagttaaattgtattatgtttgattattatgtttaattataatttagaaacCAATATTTGAATGATCGCCTGTTCGATGTTGTTGTCACACACGGCTTGTAGTCGTTACACTTGCCATTATCACCACCTCATCCATTTCAAGATCAAAGTTAGTATTTTGTTCTAATGTtaaaaagtagactttaagtttaactcaacctcaaaaaataaaattttgtttggataGACTCTAATTCATTGTTATGATATTATGTTAAGAAttgaactttaaatttaactcagtTCTACAAAATCGGCTTATAAGGTGAAGTTTACAtccacttttatattttaaattgaccTTGTATCTAATTGATGTGTGACTttcaacatataatttttttctattgttgtattttagaagattgtttttaattatatacttgTATTTGAATTATACTTTGACTATATTGTACACttgttatattaataaattttttaatgcaTTGATATTGTGTTAGAGGGTGTTTGACCCTAAcaaattgatttgttttattttgtagaagttgatattttaagttttatatattactaaaattttagaaagcataattaaatttcaactcttaaatacttttgaatttcctaaaaatgtaaataatactCTTATGTTGTATAATTAAAACTGTTTTTTTAACCTGAACActttatgaatttaataaatagtatatttaatatcttttattgagtCGGATTATCCCACTAATTTAAAAAGCTATAACTAATTCAAGCGATATTTAATTTAAGCAATTGCATTCGGTATAAATGTTGTGCATATTTAATGAATGTTGATATATCATATGATAATTGTGTTTGAAATGATGaataataattcaattcaaatattttgaaattaagtaTTTTAGGATAATgtttgtaattctttttttaagtattaagTATAGAAACTATTAGTAAAAGGACATTCTTACTTTAATGATaacataaataacatatattaagaTATCATATCGTGATAAGTGGAAGAAGAATAATGTGATATTAATATGCAATTTTATACAATGAATTGACCATGACTTATGAAGCTTGTCTGAAATACTTAAAATTggtatatattaatatatggtaagatattcttaatattattatctcAGTATGtgcttgtttatttttattgattgtataaaaataagttaagttTTAATTCATATACAAGAAATTGTAAATATATACTCTTGTATATTGGCTCAAATGTTAGATACCTAACACAAATCTTTTTGACTGATTAGTTTATTTCATTATGTAATTGTAAATGGTGCAGGACAAGGAGATGCACTTCTTGAGGTTGGCTTACTTTGTTTTCTCATATTCTACTAGTgaatatatatgtgtttgtaaAGCCTTCTTGTTGAATAaactatagtttattttattatgtaaacatttaatttctaaagaACTTAATATGCATATGTTATGAGTAGTTATATAATGGAAAAGAAGTATTTTAAAACAGATttgttaataacattttaatataatgtgtgtgtgtatatatatgtatatatatatattattttttttactaattcattatttatttattattgggtttacgtattttaaatttaataaaaaatacatatattatattgaaatattataaaaaggaaaaatattaattaattttatatatcaaCTTTACCAAAATTACATATGTACTATGATGTACACACAAAATCCATCATTTAAACAATAATCTAAGTTTACAATTTGCTGAAAATATGTACTTGTTATTTTAAAACCATATTATAGAATCTGATTGCCGgagataatttaatataatttacaaatCATGAATGCACTGTATTATTTCAGAAGTAAATTCTGtacaaataaaacttaatttcaaTACAACAACCAACATCTTTCCCTGTCAAATTTCATTAACTACTTTTCATACTTTGCATCGGTTAGATATGTATTGTCATGTCAGAAACCCAAACAAAAGCATGGCAAAGGGAAATAAATGTGGAACTGCTTCTTCTGTCTCTCCCACCCTTACAATTCTTTCCAAGCTTAGCCACTGGAAGAGCACTCATGTCACTGTCTTTTGTGTTATGCCTAAGAAAGCTTCGACACTAAGCATAGAGATGGCAGAGCAGAGAATGTAGAAGCATGCACCAAGCACGAAAAAGGACCATTCTCACGTCAAAATTTAATGCCTCATTATGGTACTTCCTAATAGTCCCTGCGAACATGCAGAAACTATCATAAAGCTCTTGATTAGTATAGTCATTGTTAATTATCATCTGACACACGATCAAATTTTCGATCATGTGTCACGTGAAAACTAAACGGGACTATGGCCATGCGATAATCTTGAACTATGTCGTGATAATTTCTGGTATCTTTGTCTTGTGGACTTTCTCTGAGCCTTGGAGTTTTTGGTGACCTTTTTTTGCACGGAGAACTCGAGTCCCAAACGGCGAAAAAGTAGAGCAGTGTTGAAGTCAAAAGAATACCAAAAAGCTTTCCCCAAAATACCGTAAACGCTAAGCTGAATAGAACCAAGTATATTCCATAGCACTCGAACCTTTTTTGCTTCTCCAGTGGGCTTCCATGACCACCctctttccctttttccttaGTGGAGTAGTGATTTGAAACGTTGGTTGATTCTGATGACGCGTGTGAGCTGGAGCAAGCTGAAGATGAAGTTGACAAAGGCGATTGAAGGGTTTTTCTTTCCCCATACTTCAAATTCTTGTGTTTGTACCCAAATGAATCATGGATGTAACGGTTTTTATGGTGATCTCTTTTATTCTGCAAGACAAAAACATCTAAGTTAAAATAGGAAAAGGAATTATACATCATCCCAAAATTCGCGATCATGATTTGTGTGAGTGATCGCAGAAATTAAACTGAGAAAGAACCGTGAAGGAATGAATCCAAGACTAACCAGTATGGTTTCGTAGAACGCAGCTTTGATCACCCGAGAAATCGTCCGTTTAGGTGAAACGTGGTGGAAGTATACAGATTTGGGTTTTGAATTCTTCACCATTTGTTGCTTCTCCGAAGTGGGGACGCGTGAGAAATGACTGGGAGAAGAAGAACGATGAGGAGCAACCTCGGACTTTAACATGCAATCTATGTCGACGACAGGGCGAAAACATAGGAACTTGTTCTTCGAGAAGCTCCTCATGATTTTTGTGGATGAAGATATTTGTGTGTAACTCCAAAAGGGAAGATGAAGATGACAAGGCAAACTCTGGTTTTGATTTTGGGGAATTTGGTTCGTTGGTTCTACAGCAAGACGAAGCAGTGGTTAGAAGACATTATATAACGTTGGAATGGTCATGGACATGGGTTTGGTGACCGttcattattatgtttattattttattttattttttgctttttatttttgttttagtgaAAGGGTAGAAAGTGgtggaagaaaaggaagaagcactttggggtgtgtgtgtgtgaggaAGATGTTGAAGGATGtgacttataaaaatatatatttttcttttgggagagaaagaaagagggtTTATTTAAAGATGTTAATTTTGCAATAGCATAAaggtgagagagaaaaagagagtctTTAATGTTTGATGTTTATGGATAGTGAGTCAAGTGGCGTGGAGAATATATGTACTGTTGCTGTGTCGTCTAAACGAAGGGTTTTGCTTTGTCGTGCATTAAATTTTATGGTACGATGGATTTTTCCGTATTTAAGATGGTTTAATTTGGATTCGGATTGAGATCATGACACAGAAAcagtttgtttttcatttagaaCTTGcaattatttataacttttatcatGATTTCTATTATTTGATGCGATTTGAAAGGACAACATGCCTATTTAATGTATTTCTAAACACACTTTATAAGCGTCGTGTTATCCAATTTCTAGTTTGGATCGCTTCATATGCCATTAAGCTTTCTTTATGTTAGGTTTAGATCTTATTAAAAGACTATCTAACTATTGTTTTTAACTATTGTTTAAAGACAAATTTGTACACTATTTAGACtcactaaagaaaaataaatcatgaaTGTCGAacttatttaagataaaatgaatttagaTGTATGAATTGGGCATCCATATGTTAACATAATCAACCTTTACAAAATGTGGATTGATTCaagattttgaattaattaattaatcaaaagaCACAAATGTGACTTTATTATAGTTGGTTAGAGATATTGAATACTTTTAAATTGGATGAATCTAAATCAATACAACCCACCTTTGTTTTTATGTTGTtgtcattttaatttgattttataaaacttgaaagcatatataattataataatacgaTGTTTAACCTTAGTtcttaaactatatatttttcataaatatttctttttaaaaaatcaaaaattataataattcaacTACTTAAAAAAATCACTGACAAATCCAACTACTTCAAGCCAGATAAATTATTGTGTATAGTTTATACTCCTTTCTTATCAGTTAAACATAATTCAGCTAACCCATTATAATACCTATAcaattatatttgaaaagagaaaaaaaaaatgaaaagatagaaagatagaggGGAGAAgagcaaagagaaagaaaattttgaataacaAGCAAGAAGGATGAGTGcttataaaattttttgaagttaattttttttatttattaattattattgtttatatcGAATTTGGTCGAGAATATGTTTCCATCTAAAGgctttttaaatagttttcaaaTGAATTTAGGTGGATGAAAGATCAATGTttagatattaaataataaattattatgtcGTAGTatcttgaaaatattaaataatcaattatcatattataatatcttaaaaatgtaataaaattaacttattaataaattaattttgtttttaaaaaataattttatgttgttttgtttttattctttggaAATTGTTTTATAGATTCTCATCGAAATGATATAAACATAATCAAATACAGATGTAATTAACAACTTGAAgcaaatattcaaaattaaaatgctCCAACTTTATTCTGCATGCACATAGGTTTTTGACATGTTTTCTAGACagaaacatttaataaatactaACTCTTGAAAAAATGATTGAATACATGTGTACAAGGAATAAAGAAAACTAGACACAAATTTCTTTACCCTACTTTTACCAGCTAGTTTATATAACTGCAACAAGTTCTTTATTCCCGCCTTGAAAGAATGTTTCTAGAAGATGTTTTAAAGAATAATCTGGTCCAGAAAAATTACGCGTTCCTCAATTTGTtaggataaatatttttaaaaaaattatataacattatagtttttttttttttaagtttcacacaaaattaaaattaatctctatatcaaattttaatggtttaaattttaaaaataaataaacatataattattttaatctaaatatgttaaaattatttaatgtgtgaaatattacattaaaacggatacgtatcaaataatatataacttagatatattaatttaaaatatgtttgataccttaaaaaaattaatataattaagttaaaattatacattaatttatttgtaaaatctcatgaaaaaactaaaaatatatttcattatttaaaaaaattacaagttaaattaatttaggtataaaatagttaacatagacttttttatattagtttatatatctaataaaagataattttaggTTAACTATGAACTAGTTTAtacaatttgtaaaattttgaagtttgtTTAATGGGATGTTTATTCGCTTTGCTTACAGCAGAGCTCTTCCAGTGGTGCCATACAACTCAAAAAGTTTTGAATATGCTTGATACTATTACATTTATATCGTAACTTTTTTATgcatttcaaatgaaaaaattgcTAGCAAtagtttaatcaaatttttttttataatatatagtacATATAAATGCTGGATTTTtattgaaagtctcacatcaattAGACAtagtattaatttataatatataagtgaagtaTAAACTTTTcttacaaactggttttgtgagattgagtcaGAATTAAGTCCACTtcttaatttgaaatcaaaatcataGTTAAAACTTATCCTAACAaaatttatgtaagtattttatttcatcCGTTGTCTGGTCACTATCAAATCACCCATTAATTATACTTATTACTtcctaataaattttttgttggtAAAGTTTCCTTATTCCTTTAGTTGTTTCTTTCTTCCCCCCACATGATTCACAAGTCATCACTGTATTACATTTTATTGTCCAAAAGATTTTAGATTTTCGAGTTTCTGCTTAAAATATTGGATAGTGGTGTTCTTTGTACAAAGGTGGTGTTTCCGTTCCTTAAACTGTTTTTCTTCAAGTTAAATTGTGTGGCACATGTTCAATGAGTAAAATATGCGTTTAATGGAAACCACTTACGTGTTAGtaacttctttttatttattttttttaattcactgGCTTAAAGGAAACTTATGAACTAAGACATCTTGTTGGTGGCTATGTGTTTTCACttcatttttatgatataaaaaataataaaattattattattgtaattataaaaataaatttaaatcacttttatagttttattgtaagtaaatatttattttttagataattatttttattttaatagttattttagtttaaaaaatacttaagttttagaaaaaacgatgaaattgaaaaaaaaatagttaaattttaaaagaaaatttacttaaaagataaaattagtaaaaataattattttaatttaagaaaagaagcttaaaaggtaaaattagaaatcaaatatatacaccgaaaaagaaaaaaaagaagttatgcttttcatatcattttaagaaataagtattataacttttttttattagcatCACGTAATgaaattctcaaaataaaatatgggTACACtggatttaaaataaaataatatttgattgtataattaaattaactttcttaaattgtaaaaattgaaataaacacAACCATTTATAGAATCGAGGCTGAGACGTgtgtcaaaattttcaattttttttcaaaaattccgttattaatttgtttttcctaAAGAGGACTTATAGCTTTGGCTATTTGAATAATTGTTGTCGTATTTACTTTTTGCAATGATTCTCTAGACAAACGAGAAAAAAGggttggttttattttttttacgaaAAAGACATACGACCTCGGTTATTCTAATAGTTCTTATCGTATTTACTTTCTGCAACGATTGCCTGTACAACCGAGAAAAAAAggttgattaaaattttaaaattgtcacttgttttttttttttataggaaGGATATATGGCCTCGGTTATTTTAATAACCGCTACCATATGTGTCGCCAAGTGTTATATTcgcaacaaaaacataaattaccACTTCacacttttcttcttcattcctATGTGAATCAGTGTTGTCGCTACTCTACTCAGTTCATCTTTGAACTTGAAGGTCATCGTCACTACTCAACCATCCTCATTATTTCA comes from the Vigna radiata var. radiata cultivar VC1973A chromosome 2, Vradiata_ver6, whole genome shotgun sequence genome and includes:
- the LOC106755857 gene encoding uncharacterized protein LOC106755857, with protein sequence MRSFSKNKFLCFRPVVDIDCMLKSEVAPHRSSSPSHFSRVPTSEKQQMVKNSKPKSVYFHHVSPKRTISRVIKAAFYETILNKRDHHKNRYIHDSFGYKHKNLKYGERKTLQSPLSTSSSACSSSHASSESTNVSNHYSTKEKGKEGGHGSPLEKQKRFECYGIYLVLFSLAFTVFWGKLFGILLTSTLLYFFAVWDSSSPCKKRSPKTPRLRESPQDKDTRNYHDIVQDYRMAIVPFSFHVTHDRKFDRVSDDN